TTGAAGAACTGATAGAGAATCCGAGAGTGAAAGTTGGCCTTGCCTTTCCTATCAACCTGGAAAAGAGTCTAAATATATTTTAACTGCAACACTTCAAGTCAGCTAAGCTCTTCAGCAAAGCCAGAGAACACCAGACATGAATTCCTATCTCCTCTCACAATTTACAGAATATAgtcatttgaaatgtattttattaaTCAATACTTGAACATAAATATAGATGTGGTTATCATCACACCTTTGACAGTGCAGAATTGTATATTTCCCTGAGTAAAGGTGAAAGTGAAAAGTTGATTTCTGCTTATCAGGCTAAAAAGCTACATGCTACTGTAATATTAATTTACAGTTCCAGTCACAGCTCACATTGCTGCCTTAGAAGCATGATGAATGGAGATTTAGTATTTAACCATTACTATTAATTTCATGGCACTATAAAATAAAGGTCCACTGAAAATACCTTCCTGTTTTTTGGTTTTCATTGCCAATCCTGAAATAAAAAAGCTATGATCTATCTCTTTAACTGATTCCTTTCTGTGCTATCATCTAACTAGTACAGGACATAGGGAGATGGAGATATAAGGTATACAAAGGGAACATTGGACAATAGACTGTATTTAGCTGGATAGAACACTTGGAGAAAGACATCTATATGGTTATCTTACTGTTGAGACAAGTCATGAGAGATGTATTGTGGTTACCATAAGGCACGTTGACAGGAAGACTGCATATGTAAATTAGATGTTAGCTAAAGCTGTTGCAACGTATCACTTCTCACTTCTGAGACATGTTTTGTCGTACATTGTCCCTGTTCCTATAAACTTAATACATCTAAATAAATATAGTCTACTGTTATTGTAGCCTACATTAAGAATGACACTTGGGTGGTTGATGAACAAATATTTAGTTGTATTGTTATTCTTTTTTTTGTGATCACTGGAAAAGGTTGTTGTATTGAGTTACATTTTATCAGGAGTAACAGACACCTGGAAAAGATGGGAGGCACTCACTAATAAAGTATTacttagatgtattattaacactcactaatacagtattacttagatgtattattaacactCACTAATAAAGTATTACTTAGATGTATTACTTAACACTCACTAATGAAGTATTACTTAGATGTATTATCAACACTCACTAATACAGTATTacttagatgtattattaacactcactaataaagtattacttagatgtattattaacactCACTAATACAGTATTACTTAGATGTATTACTTAACACTCACTAATAAAGTATTacttagatgtattattaacactcactaatacagtattacttagatgtattatcaacactcactaatacagtattacttagatgtattattaacactcactaatacagtattacttagatgtattattaacactCACTAATAAAGTATTACTTAGATGTATTACTTAACACTCACTAATGAAGTATTACTTAGATGTATTATCAACACTCACTAATACAGTATTacttagatgtattattaacactcactaataaagtattacttagatgtattattaacactCACTAATACAGTATTACTTAGATGTATTACTTAACACTCACTAATAAAGTATTacttagatgtattattaacactcactaatacagtattacttagatgtattattaacactcactaatacagtattacttagatgtattattaacactcactaatacagtattacttagatgtattattaacactcactaataaagtattacttagatgtattattaacactcactaataaagtattacttagatgtattattaacactcactaatatagtattacttagatgtattattaacactcactaatacagtattacttagatgtattattaacactcactaataaagtattacttagatgtattattaacactcactaatacagtattacttagatgtattattaacactcactaataaagtattacttagatgtattattaacactcactaatacagtattacttagatgtattattaacactcactaatacagtattacttagatgtattattaacactCGCTAATACAGTATTacttagatgtattattaacactcactaatacagtattacttagatgtattattaacactCACTAATACAGTATTACTTAGATGCATTATTAACACTCACAATGGACACATTTCAGCCATCAAGCATTTGTCAAGTACATTTCCCTATGGGACATAATGTAATGAATTACTTCATCCATGTGTTAATGCTGTATTGTCTAATACTTACTGTAGGACCTCACAGAACCATGGTTCTCATAATTGAAAGAAAGCCTCATTATCCACTATGCACCACACTTATTTTATTCTCTCGTATCAACTTAGAAACTTGATGCATTACTGACACTTTGAAGTCAACACAAAAGTGTCTAGAGGGCAGGGAGTTCTAATGCAGGGACACATTTTCTATGAAATCATGTGACTTAGGCTGCTAAATCACACTCAGAGATGGTAGCATAACAGGAAGGATAGACCTAAAGGAGAAAGAACATTGTTGCACAGTGAATGCTGTGACCATACTTGTATTATGAGTTAAAAAATAAAGTTGTGTCTAGAGGGCAGGGAGTTATAACGCAGACACATTTTAGATGAAATCATGTGACTTTTCCACTACGATGGCTGGTTTCTACAAGAGAGGATATGGTGTATAAACAGTCATTTCCTCTTCTAGTCTCTGTGCTTTGAGTCGTAGTCTTTCTCCTCCCCCTAACAGTATCAATTGTGGGCGTGTTAATGGTGACAGGGGCAGGAAgttgttcccctgctcagacgctGCATGGCTCAACTAAGGTTTCCTGCCACTTTATCGACTCTGCAGTAGCTGACTTCTGACCTCACCTACTAAGAAAATTACCTCAATAAGAGCATTTTTACTTTAGCATTTGGAAGTTACatgcaacaaaacattatttatacaAATAAATCTATTAATTTTTGAACACTAACATTTGTTTATAAGATTGATAGCTGTGCTTTTAGTTTACAGTCGATGCATCTTGTTGCCAATCGGCATTTCTCAACGAGTTCAAAGCACGTGAATGTATCCAACTGGTAATTCATTACCACCTTACCACTTGGCTATGAATGCAGAATCAGGTTGCTTTCCCCTGCTCAGATTTTGCATGCATCATAAATTACAGTCAATTCAGAAAATAATCAAAATTCCAATTTAGTAATTCTCCTTATTGAAAGGCATCGAATAGAAATTGATTTCAGTGTAATTCCTAACTTGACTAGAATGGAAATGGATTGATCCCAACCCTGACTGATAGAGAATAAGAGAGTGAAAGTTGGCCTTGCCTTTCCTATTAACCTGGGAAAGAGGCCTGAATACATTTTAACTGGACCACTTTAAGGCAGGCAAGCTTTTCAGCCATGCTAGAGAACACCACATATTAACTGATTTCTCCTCTCACAATTTACAGGATAGGATGTTCAGAAATGTCCTCTAGCATTACTACTAACAGTATGAATATAAGTTTGATTTattgggtggtttgagccctgaatgctgattggctgacagctgtggtatatcagaccgtataccacgggtatgacaaaacgttggtttttactgctctaattacattggtaactagcaataaggcacctctggggtttgtggtatatggccaatataccacagctaagggctgtatccaggcactctgcgttgtgttgtgcttaagaacagcccttaacctggtatattggccacacccccttgtgccttattgtTTAAGTATACAATAGCTGCTAATTTTCAAGGACATTGTATTGATGCTATGAAAATATTGCTTTTGAGGTTTTGTAGCATTCTATAAAAAAATATTCATCATAGAATATAATATACATTAGCATGAGATTAATATTGCATTATGTAAGCAAGCATTATGTAAAAAGCTATCAACAGAATCATTATTTGTATCATTGTCTTTGTATGGCAGATATTAATTACAGTTGTTAGAACTGTTATAGGTTAATATGTAACATAAGTGCTCAGATGCTGGCTGCTGTTGTATTTGCAGAGTCCATGTCTAATCACTTACAGTAAAATGGCTGCCTAAGCCTAACATGGCTGCCCACACCAAGGACAGAGTTATGAAGTCAATCATTACCTTCATAACAACGCCATCCCAACAGGCTCTGTTCTTTTACAACATGTTTGTGTAGAACATCAGTGTGTGTTACAGCGTTCAGCAGATTTTCTAGCGAATTCAACAACAATATTTTTATTGTCAAAGTCTTTTTCTGCCTTCTCTCCGACTCTCTGTTTCTTCTTTTTTAGCAGGTCTTTGTCCTCTCTAATCCGTTTCACTTGTCCCTGCAGGTCATCTATCTCTTTCTGTTTTTCTTGTAAATAAGAGTCTTTCAGATCCAGTGCCTTCATTGCTCGCTCTAATTGTGACTCCAGATCTTCCTTCTCTTTCAGGTATTTTTTGTACCCTCGTTTCagttcttcctctctcctctggatGGCTCTCTCCACTTTTTGGTACATGTCATTGGTGTAACAGCTCCCTTCATTCTCTTTCACCATGGCTGTTACTTTGTCCATCATCTGCTTTACTTGCTCACGGTCGTCTGTGTTCTCATTGTTGAAGACGTGGTGTCTGTTTCCACAAGTCTCAACAAGCTGCTGCAGACCTTCACCAGCCGCCTGGATAAAGTCCTCAATGCTTTTCTTCTTtttctccagtgtgtctccaTGGGTGAAGAGAATCATGGTGTGTCTCACTGCTGCTTCTCCAAAGATGTTCCTGATCCTTGCAACAGGGGTGTGGTCTTCGTCTGTAAAACGACCAAGAGCAACAACAAGCAGGAAGACATGGggtccaggagaggagagggcgatGCACTCCACCAGTTGGGTCCTCACTGAAGACTCTGGGAGTTGAGTGTCAaacagaccaggggtgtcaatgACTGCAATGCTCATCTCTGTCTCACTGCTCCTATCACATTGTTTGGTCACAGACTCTGCAGCAAAATCTACTTTGAACTCAGTTCTCCCCAGGATGGTGTTTCCTGATGCACTCTTCCCTGCTCCTGTCTTCCCCACCAGAACAATACTCAGCTCGGAAACTACAAATCAAACAAACATCATTTTAGTTCAAGCCCATAACATCCACCTTATTgttttactgtatgtgtgtgtgttaattaacAGCTATATTTTTATCAAACTAGGCCTACCTTACATTCTAAAGGAGACATCATGCTGGCTCTTCTCTCGTTTCTGCTTGAGCTCGCTGTAATATAATTAACACGTTTGCATCAACATATTGCTAAAGACATCACTAAGACAAATCACATTTCAGATAGGATTAATTGAAAATAAAAAGTAAACAGCACAAAACAACTGTCAGTGTATTTGGCCGTAAGCCCAGGCAGTGACCCAGTCA
The window above is part of the Salvelinus fontinalis isolate EN_2023a chromosome 42, ASM2944872v1, whole genome shotgun sequence genome. Proteins encoded here:
- the LOC129841567 gene encoding GTPase IMAP family member 7-like, producing MATSQCEKHDPSSSRNERRASMMSPLEFSELSIVLVGKTGAGKSASGNTILGRTEFKVDFAAESVTKQCDRSSETEMSIAVIDTPGLFDTQLPESSVRTQLVECIALSSPGPHVFLLVVALGRFTDEDHTPVARIRNIFGEAAVRHTMILFTHGDTLEKKKKSIEDFIQAAGEGLQQLVETCGNRHHVFNNENTDDREQVKQMMDKVTAMVKENEGSCYTNDMYQKVERAIQRREEELKRGYKKYLKEKEDLESQLERAMKALDLKDSYLQEKQKEIDDLQGQVKRIREDKDLLKKKKQRVGEKAEKDFDNKNIVVEFARKSAERCNTH